Within Lolium rigidum isolate FL_2022 chromosome 5, APGP_CSIRO_Lrig_0.1, whole genome shotgun sequence, the genomic segment CATTGTAATTGACGGTTCGGGTAGTATATAAATTTGACCAAAGTATCAATAAAGACAATCATTCACATCCATTCGTTTCCTCTCAATCTCTGTATCTCTTCATAAACAATCTACCATCACTCTCCACCTCTTTCAGTTCCCAATATTCCACAATAGCACTGAATAAATGAGTCCACCGTACCTAGGCAATCTTGTAATTTTGTTACATTCACTAGCTTTTCTAACTATACTAAAATCGCCCCCAATAACGGGCAAGGTAAATTATTGCTACTTAACGCATGTATAAGTTCGCAAGCCATCTTATTACTATTTTGAAAACTATTTTGAGAGACGACAGAGTATAAATATATACAAAACAAAATCGAGATTACCAGGCCGGTGTCACAAGCCATAACAGACAGTCACAAACCCGAGTCTCATTCATGCGACATCAATTTCCAGCAACGCTGCTGTGATATTAGAGCCGCACGAGATAATGCCAACTAAATCATAATCAGTTTCCAACAACACTTCTTTTGTGCGAAAATACGGGTATTTTCTACCCAAATCTAGACAATATTCCGATTTTTTCTAGGAATCTGCCTCGGTCTTGGCCTAGACGTTGGCCTGCCTAGCTCTTTTGCCTCGCTTCTAGATGGGCTTCCGCTTGAGTGGGCACATGAATGCTTGGACCAAATCTAGCAGGCTGCCTAAAATTGCAAGATTGCATGGTGTGTACCTGATCATGATCAGAATTGTTATTCTATCAATTGATTGGGCTATTGAATTTTTACACCATCTATACCTAGACAAAGTTGACTCACTTATTTTAGGACGGAGGGAATATATTTTATGAAAAGCAGTCTGTATAGGAGAAATAGATTTATCTGCAACTAAGATGGCTCTATTATTCAAAACTTTAGTAACCAACTTCAACAAAACATTTGACAGGCAAGTTGGCCTATATTGTAGGATCATATCAGCACCAACAGTTTTAGGTAAAAGAGTTAGGACACCATAATTTGAACTAGAAATATCCACTCTTCCGTGAAAGGActacaaaaaaaaacataaattagAGACCAATAATGCAACTCAGCTGAAAATCCATCTAGGACCTGGGCCTTATTATGTTTCATTTGAAAACGAGAAAACTTAATTTCCTCTACAGTAAAAGTTGTAGTCCTAGCAACTCTATATCATTATCATATAAAACATTAGGAACTAAATCATCAAAACCAATACCCATATCAACATTACCAGGACTAAACAAATATTTATAAAAGGAAGtagcaagcaacaacacatacctATCAGCTTGAACTAGACCCCCATCTTGATTCAAGAAACTAATTTTATTTGGCCATAAAGTAAGCAGTACAAGCAATTCCTTCTAGTAATTCATTTTCTTTCGCTCTCTGTCACCACCTCACTTCCTCTTGGTTATAAATTCTGTGCAACTAATCTTCATATTGCTTTCTACTTAAATCTATAGCTTCAACCGAAACTTTCTTTTGTCTCTTACGTAACCACATAATTTAGGTTCCAACCTTTAAGATTTTTTCCTTATACCTCTAGCTCTATTTTTTCCATTTAGTTAAGAAGTCCCTTCCAGGATTTAAAAAAACTATTCCGCAATCTGTAGACTAAACTATCTAAATCGTCTCTTAAAACCCAacaagtttaaatttaaaaaggtTTCTCCAGTTTACCAATAtttaaacataagtccgaaataaTAGCTGAATGATCAGAAATCACTCTAGGTAAAGTTTTCATGTATAATAAGCTAGGGGTACATGCTTTCAAAAGTCAGACATCAAAATTCTATGTAATCGAAACAAAGTAGGATCTTCTTGATTGTTAGAGCAAGTAAACAATCTAACATCACTCTGCACCTCCTTCAGCTCCCAATTTTTCATAATAGCATTAATTAAACAAATGAGTAGCTTTTGTAATTATATTAAAATAGCCCCCAATAACGGCCGGGTAAGGTAAATTATTGCTACTAAACGCATGTACAAGTTCACAAGCCATCTTATTGCTATTTTGACAGACGATAGAACcacaaatatataaaaaaaaaaactaaatcgaGAGTACCAGCCCGGTGTCACAATGAAGCCCCCTAACAGACAGTCACAAACCGGATCGAATCTCATTCATGCGACATCAATTTCCAGCAACGCTAGCTGCTGTGATGTTTGCTTATGACGCAGCAGAGCCACACGAGCTAATGCGAACTAATCATCAGTTGTTTCCAACAAGAGCTTCTTCTGTGCGATCTTCACGAACCCACACCGCGGTGGTAAGAGAAGTTCCGCCCGCACCTGCAAAACAGATGGATGAAACAGGAACCAGCCTCGCGGTAACTTTGTGTTGGGTGCGCATGAAAATAAATAATGGGTCTGCCTGCGAGTAAAAGATTCAGGTAAAGCAGTATATATAGTTAGTTACCTGCAGTGCATGGAGTCGCAGCCGGACACCTTCTCGACGTACATCCTGCAGCCGGGGCACCTCCCCCACCTCCGCTGCTGCGCGACCTTCCTGAGCAGCAGATCGTCGCGGCCGCGCTCGTCCTCGCCGAGCCGCTGGAACTCGGCGCACTGGACGCCGTCGTGCCACGGCACCTTGCACCGCGCGCAGAACATCCGGTTGCAGTGGGGGCACTCCACGTTCGTTgttaccgccgccgccgcgtgctcGGGACTGGTGTCGTCGACCATCAGCGCCGAGCAATCCTTGAAGGGACAGTAGAACTTGAGCTCCCCGGGGAGCGCTGCTTCGCATAGCGCCGCGCCCCACCTGTCGAAGAGCGGCGGCGGGATCACGCGCCGGCAGTCCTCCGGGTGCAGCACGCCGACCTTGCAGCCCGGATCGGGGCAGCCGATGGACAGCAGGTTCTGCTCGACCTTGGCGGCGATGTACTGCCTCACGCAGCTGGCGCAGAACGCGTGCGCGCACCCGGCCACGGGGAAGCGCTGTATGCCGGAGACCGTCTCCGTGCAGATCATGCAGTAGAACCGGTCGATGGTCGTGGCCCTGCGGGAGCTTTTGCAGCCGACCTTGAACACCGCGCCATTGCTCGGGTTTTTCACCTTTCCGTTGGCTACAGCTTCGAGCAAGATCAAGCTGTCATCGTCATCTAGGTCGACGACTTCAACTATATCATCTACATCGATGACTTGACGTAGCAACTTTACACGCTTGCCTTTGCGGTCTGGAATGGATTCTTTGGAGGTTCTGGCGACGTCGCGAGAGGGCGAGGCCGAGGAGTCGATGGAGAGGAGGATGGCCTGCTGGATCTGAATCTCGTCGGATCTCCTGGAAGTGCCAAGGACTGCtatgtcgtcgtcttcgtcgtcagatGAGATGTAGATGGGCAATGGAACGTCGGTGATGGTGGAGGCCGCCATGACCGGCGACGACAGATGTTCGGCCAGCGGCGGCGCTGGCTTGCTTCCCATCTGTGTGGTGTGGCGTGGCGTCTGGGGTTTTGGCTTGTGGAACTGTTGATTGGGGCCATTTTAATCCGGAGGAGATTACGGGACGCGTGGGCGGGTGCGATCTCTTTGATGCGACGAGTGGGGAAATTAAACGGCGGGCAGTAGAATCGTCAGAAAATCAAGTTTTGGCCTTTAAAAAGGAAGATTGGGGATCGCCATCTACGGCGACGAGAGTCCCGTCGCTGGTGAGCCACTCGATATCGCCCTTGTTCAAGTACTCTAGCTAGATTTGAGATCAACTCAAAAATATACGAGTCGATTATGGCCATTCTTTTGTAACTTGGTTAATATATATAAGCTGGGTTTGAGCAGAGGATAACTCACTCGGAATAGCTAGTTTGAAAGCCCAACTAATAAGTTGGGCAGCTTATGAAAGAAGCTCGAGAAGGGCAGTTTATGTTTTAAGCcgtcaaaaaaaaaaccaagccTTTGACTTGATATAAGAATAGCTGAGAAAAGTGATACGAAATATTAAAATtaaaacatctgtttatcttctaTTATTATTGATGAACAAAAGGCGGGTGAGTTTTTCTATTGTCGTACAAGGAAGCACGGTCGAAAAAAACTCGAGACTAAGTTGAGATCATTTCAAGCTAAGCACGAACTAACTCTAACCACATTGCGACGTAGAATCAACAAAACCAAATCCTTGAAGATATAGTCTATTTAAAGTAAATTCATTTTTTAACTAATATATGCACTAGATTTAGTTATTGCTTCTTCTCCGTGTTAGTAGCTAAAATAAAATCTAATATCGCCACTTGTAAAGTATGTTGCTTATTTTCTTATAAAAGTGATTTGATTTTGAGGGCTAACTTACGAGAATTCAACAAAGGACTCAAGTTCAGATTTAGCAGGAATAGTAAATATAGCACCCAAGTGACTGGATCGTAGCGGacaaagggggggggggtgaatggacgctacacaaattttaagtctttttcagttttagtggtgcggaaggtaaatgtgatagctttagtggtggagatgttcctagtatgatcctaggcaagtgcaacaagtaaaggaaacaagcatgatagtaagagtaaggagcgggacaaccggatggcgcggagacgaggcgaggtttgtttcccgcagttcctctcacaaaagagagtacgtctgcgttgaggaggtgctagcctcacacaagaggctaggcggccacaccacgaaggaaggcatcaccttcttcctcgagagagctccatgaaggggctcccccttctccactaagataccggtcgaggcggtggttccttcacaaggttggggcgagctccacatccctaggaggctcccaacaacctatggggctagcacaacaccaagctagcctccacaggtgcacttcttccaagatcccaccataggaaccctaactccaagatccactaaggactaacacgaattggtgaaatctctcttggtagaactatagattggggtctcctccaccacttctcaaaatttgggcaagattggttggatggttggggagatcctcaaggattaagctcatcaacaatggaggggagagagagagagaagagataaaatcgtgttggggaagaagggccctttaaataggcccccccaaaatccaaccgttacctgcagtttttgcctaagcggtactaccgctttggtaagcggtactaccgctctggattcgaaatctcacagaacttatccacctggacacatagcggtactaccgctcgcggtaccgctcgaggtaccgcaattgcctccagagcttactggatcccaagcggtaccgaagcggtaccagagcggtactgccgtaacttatgttacggtacttaagcggtaccgaggcggtactaccgctcgaggtaccgcaaaggtaccgtaacttgttctgtgggtctCTCTCAGTGCAAAACTCCAGAgcggtaccttgggcggtaccagtagggatagcggtactaccgctactagtactggtagtaccggcctgacaaaaactgctttctcctcttttcctctccaaccatgtcacctcgcgatacacacacaaaatcagaaaacctataagctacagtcctccgatcttgacgtgtccagcgaggtcaccgtgcacttgcaaatctaacaaagatactctttgcacacggtgagattgttcaagtgttgtcctcaaacacacaaaacacggggtttagactttgctttttcaatctccccatttttggtgtttgatgacaacacaagatattatgatgagatatttagatttgcaaaagctcgacggagctccccctagacatgtgcatatcttgaatatgtatttgaatacaaatgcacacatcctagagacataactccccctagattttacaaaccaagcacatatgcaacaaggatacttgacatgttcatatagcatatgcacactatggaggcaacacaagatcatgcaaggagttttgggtgaagttatcatacctttgccttgagaatacccgAACTCACAACAAGTGCCTCCATAGAGTTGGTGTAGCCACAAGAAGAGATAAGCAACGAGGACCAAAAGGCTACAACAACAAAAGTCCCCATGCAAAAACCCATCCTAATaggcaacttctccccctttggcatcggaacaccaaaaaggaggataAGCAAACTAAAAGGATGGTAAGGAAAtacacaaccaagcttgcaaaaaccaacaaggaaaacaaagcttggatgagactccccaaaaacatggagaaaaagaaaagacaacaaaagaagaaggacaaaagaAAGTCACAAAGAAACACGAAGAACCAAaaaatcctcaaggaggaggttggtggccgaagccaccgtgtaagagtatagtagtgtgaggtcgcgtaaatgtatctaggactcacggctacaactcaacatgaagctcattagtcacttatttgacaaatagcatatgttttggatttctttatgcattatggggggagggatagctcaataaggttaaaccgcactcccccaatGTTCATGCGTGTTTCTCCTCTAGACATATAGTtaaagagtggtatgtgcgcacgacggtcaagcgaagttcgatggatcaatgatatttagctcatgcctcaactcaatgaaacgcttctcatccaagggcttcgtgaagatgtccgccaattgctccttggtaccaatgaaggatagaacaatatctccgcgagcaatgtgatcacggatgaagtggttccttatctcaatgtgcttcgtcttgcaagGAAGAACCAGATtataggcgatcttgattgcgctctcattgtcacacaaaagaggcaccttgctatactcgagtccataatcccgcaaggtttgcctcatccataagatttgagcacaactactcgccgcggcaacatactcggcttccgcggtagagacggagacacaatattGCTTCtttgaggaccaacacaccaaggatcttccaagaaagtgacaagctccggatgtagacttcctatccaccttgtcgcccgcccaatcggagtcggtgaaaccaACCAAAGAGAAGtctgtgtcccttgggtaccatagtccgaagtgtggggtatcaactaaatatcgaaagatcctctttaccgccacaatgtggctttccatcggacttgcttgaaaccatgcacacataccaacgcttaacattatgtccggacgagaagcacaaaggtaaagaagaaaacctatcatcgaacggtagagcttgggatccaccgccttgccggtctcatCAAGGGAGAGTTGACATTTGAGATGCATCGGGGTTCCAAtgcccttggcgtccttcatgtcgaagcgcttgagcatgtcttggaggtactttgcttgattgatgaaggtgccttatcgcatttgcttgatctcgaacccgaggaagtacttgagttcacccatcatcgacatctcaaacctattagtcatcaacttagcaaactcatcattgaactttgtgttagttgagccaaatatgatgtcacctacataaagttggcatatgaagagctccccattgactttcttagtaaaaagagtgggatcgattttccccacttcaaaACCATGGTCtacaagcaactcctttagatgctcataccaagctctaggagcttgtttgagaccatatagggcctttttgagcttgaagacatggtccgggaaatgggggtcctcaaatcctggtggttgcttcacatatacctcctcatgtaaaggaccattaagaaaagcactcttaacatccatttgttgcaacttgaagccatgatgagaggcaaaggccaaaaggatacggatggactcaagccttgcaacgggtgcaaaggtttcgccaaagtccacgccttcaacttgagaatagccttgtgccaccaatcttgctttgttgcggatgacgatgccatgttcatcttgcttgttcttgaagactcaTTTGgttccgataacattgcggcaatgatcgggtcgcttcatgagagtccacacatcattcctcttgaagttgttgagttcctcttgcattgctatcaaccaatcgggatcttcaagcgcatcattaaccttgagtggttccaccatggagacaaaggcatggtgctcacaaaagtttgctagttgcctccgggtggtcactttgctctttaaatcaccaatgacattacgcaaagaatgggacttgaggcgcaaatgtcttgtagtagggtcttcacggcgagtatcggccataggagtagattcttgtgagtcctcttggccttcatcatggtttagatcctcgccttgaccttcattgttgttgaatggggcatcatcatcatcatcatcatgagagccggaCGACTCGGGGGTATTAGGAATGGAATTGTCCATAAAGATTGTCCCCGAGCCATTcggtgaagaacttgaagcttgaccttggtcacttgatgtcggtTGTTGAGGTAGATGAGCTTGCGATAGTTGTTGATGTTGTTCTTGAGTTTGTTGAGGTAGGCTtgcacttgattgttgttgttgttgttgatgttgaacttgaggttgttgtagaggttggcttgcacttgtatgatcgacggaagaagcttggccttgtggtgtagatggctccacttgggtggaacttggtccttccccggtactcatagaaggtagctcttgaggtcggcgaatgccaacgcCCATCCTTCCCATGGCATCCTggagaattgcatctcctttctcacaagaagcacttcgctcctccaaagatctatcatcttcatcgaatgtcacatcacaagattgtacaactcgcccatttgacttgttgaagactctataggtgtgagaatccgtagcatagccaacaaaaattccttcttgatctcttgaatcaaacttggatagtcgtgtgtccttgacaagcacataacatttgcatccgaagaccttgaagtatgacacattgggcttgttgaaaggacacggatgtcgcctagaggggggtgaataggcgatttaaaacttttacgagatgggcttaacaaatgcggaataaaactagcgtttactttgtcaagcccaaagcctatatactattgttcacctatgtgcaccaacaacttattctaagcaatggttcacctatgtgcaccaacaacttatgttaAGCAATACAagaaagtatgtgatagcaagatatatataacttcaagcacgatggctatcacaaggtaaagtgcataagtaaagagctcgggtatagagataaccgaggcacgcgggagaacgatgatttatcccggagttcacactcttgcgagtgctaatctccggtggagaggtgcggttgcttagtgctcccgaacaccacaagaggctcaccttgaggtgtggttgctcgatgcacaccaacgccacaaaggcctcaccccaagatgcggtactcacaccacacaccgaacgccacgaaggcgcctcacctaaatctccggtgaccctcgccacaaaggcctaggtcacggttccactaagggatttccttcgaggcggaaaccgggccttacacaaagattggggcacacttccacaacttaattggaggctcccaacaaatcgccacaaaggcctagaatccgtctagggttccaagaacccaagagtaacaacctttttgctttcaccaccacgaatcaccgtggagaactcaaaccaatgcaccaaatgcaatggcaagaacaccacaaagatgctcaagtccttctctctcaaattacaacaaagctacaaaagctattgggggaataagagaggaagaacaaataagaaggaggaacaccaaatttctccaagatctagatctagtggattcccctcacaaagagagggatttgattggtgaagatgtagatctagNNNNNNNNNNNNNNNNNNNNNNNNNNNNNNNNNNNNNNNNNNNNNNNNNNNNNNNNNNNNNNNNNNNNNNNNNNNNNNNNNNNNNNNNNNNNNNNNNNNNgagaggaaattgatatttaatattaccttccttcatatcaatagtagcaccaacggttcgaagaaaaggtcttcccaatataatggggcaagatgcattgcattcaatatccaagacaacaaaatcaacggggacaaggttattgttaaccataatatgaacattatcaactttccccaaaggtttctttttagcattatcagctgaGATTAACATgcgagataacagtttttcaatggtggcaagtcaagcatatcatagactttcttaggcataacagaaatacttgcaccaagatcacataaagcattacaatcaaaatctttgactctcattttaatgatgggctcccaaccatcctctagctttctaggaatagaagtttcaagttttagtttctcttctctagcttttatgagagcatttgtaatatgttttgtgaaagccaagtttacagcgctagcattgggactcttagcaagtttttgtaagaactttataacttcagagatgtggcaatcatcaaaatctaaatcattacaatttaaagcaatgggattatcatccccaaggttggaaaaaatttcagcggttttatcacgagcaatttcagcagttttagcggtttcgagtaattttg encodes:
- the LOC124656880 gene encoding E3 ubiquitin-protein ligase RSL1-like; translation: MGSKPAPPLAEHLSSPVMAASTITDVPLPIYISSDDEDDDIAVLGTSRRSDEIQIQQAILLSIDSSASPSRDVARTSKESIPDRKGKRVKLLRQVIDVDDIVEVVDLDDDDSLILLEAVANGKVKNPSNGAVFKVGCKSSRRATTIDRFYCMICTETVSGIQRFPVAGCAHAFCASCVRQYIAAKVEQNLLSIGCPDPGCKVGVLHPEDCRRVIPPPLFDRWGAALCEAALPGELKFYCPFKDCSALMVDDTSPEHAAAAVTTNVECPHCNRMFCARCKVPWHDGVQCAEFQRLGEDERGRDDLLLRKVAQQRRWGRCPGCRMYVEKVSGCDSMHCR